The following proteins are co-located in the Streptomyces bottropensis ATCC 25435 genome:
- a CDS encoding NAD-dependent epimerase/dehydratase family protein — MLVTGAAGFIGGYVVEELLARGYTVVGLDNLSKYGRPARSLPDHPRYTPVIGDAGDRALLTQLLDHCEHFIANAALIGGVRYMAELPLDILAENNRLVAGAAYAGIEAYRTGVLRKVTYVSSSMVFEKVEDGKIAEGDELEFPPPATAYGFQKLAVEYYAKAAWDQYALPWTIVRPFNCVGAGERRTPHGGADPGEQRPLVQGHVIPDFAERALRRETPFRILGDGQQFRTFTHARDMATGIVLAMEQEAATNEDFNLSGSYGCTIESLARLVWDKINPSMPLVLEHVPSFPNDVRARHPSVGKAERLLGFTPTTPLEAMVDEVVEWVRQEGVAVVTAAKATDIAALGR; from the coding sequence GTGCTCGTGACCGGTGCGGCGGGGTTCATCGGCGGCTACGTCGTCGAGGAACTCCTGGCCCGCGGCTACACCGTAGTCGGCCTGGACAACCTCTCCAAGTACGGAAGACCCGCCCGCTCCTTGCCAGACCATCCCCGGTACACCCCCGTCATCGGCGACGCCGGGGACCGCGCGCTCTTGACCCAGCTCCTGGACCACTGCGAGCACTTCATCGCGAACGCTGCCTTGATCGGCGGCGTGCGGTACATGGCCGAACTGCCGCTGGACATCCTGGCGGAGAACAACCGGTTGGTGGCCGGTGCGGCCTACGCCGGTATCGAGGCGTACCGTACAGGAGTGCTCCGCAAGGTGACCTACGTCAGCTCGTCGATGGTCTTTGAGAAGGTCGAGGACGGAAAGATCGCGGAGGGCGACGAATTGGAGTTTCCTCCGCCGGCCACCGCGTACGGCTTCCAGAAACTCGCAGTCGAGTACTACGCGAAGGCCGCGTGGGACCAGTACGCCCTGCCCTGGACGATCGTCCGGCCCTTCAACTGCGTCGGCGCCGGCGAACGCCGGACGCCGCACGGCGGCGCCGACCCGGGAGAGCAACGTCCCCTGGTTCAGGGCCATGTCATTCCAGACTTCGCCGAGCGCGCCCTGCGACGCGAGACCCCCTTCCGCATCCTCGGAGACGGGCAGCAGTTCCGCACCTTCACCCACGCCCGCGACATGGCGACCGGAATCGTGCTCGCCATGGAGCAGGAAGCCGCGACGAACGAGGACTTCAACCTCTCCGGCTCCTATGGCTGCACCATCGAAAGCCTCGCGCGACTCGTGTGGGACAAAATCAACCCGAGTATGCCACTGGTCCTGGAGCACGTTCCCAGCTTTCCGAACGATGTGCGGGCGCGGCACCCTTCTGTCGGAAAGGCAGAGCGGCTGCTCGGGTTCACCCCCACCACTCCGCTGGAGGCCATGGTGGACGAAGTCGTCGAATGGGTGCGCCAGGAAGGCGTCGCCGTAGTAACGGCCGCAAAAGCAACGGATATCGCTGCCCTGGGACGATAA
- a CDS encoding reverse transcriptase N-terminal domain-containing protein → MLEHPEPRDKLDAPAEAAVNGPEDEITDWLAVDWQQVEDDVRRLRQRIFTASQAGDLKRVRNLQKLMLRSRANTLLSVRRVTEINAGRTTAGIDGKVVLLPQGKAELADWMQRSADTWRARPVRRVHIPKAGGKKQRPLGIPVIVDRALQARALNALEPEWEARFEPKSYGFRPGRGCHDAIEREPHFVESRWLQSVRLQLGQEIIFRPVRTIEQGELHPPWRPVPTDRVHSGPVLLCRLDADVRHRRLGRSMLRHPVPAGNLLEVPGARREEVVAQEPDIHEKLPGITSVLDDHQGHLDEGRQIVCESPQVVVFDLCIGDQKRHL, encoded by the coding sequence ATGCTCGAACACCCCGAACCGAGGGACAAGTTGGACGCCCCGGCTGAGGCTGCGGTGAACGGACCTGAGGACGAGATCACCGACTGGCTGGCCGTCGACTGGCAGCAGGTCGAAGACGACGTACGGCGACTTCGGCAACGCATCTTCACGGCATCGCAGGCAGGGGACCTGAAAAGGGTCCGCAATCTGCAGAAGCTGATGCTCCGCTCCCGCGCCAACACGCTGCTCAGCGTGCGCCGGGTCACGGAGATCAACGCTGGCCGCACGACCGCCGGGATCGACGGGAAGGTGGTGCTGCTGCCCCAGGGCAAGGCCGAACTGGCCGACTGGATGCAGCGATCCGCCGACACGTGGAGGGCCCGGCCGGTCAGGCGGGTGCATATCCCCAAGGCAGGAGGGAAGAAGCAGCGCCCGCTCGGCATCCCGGTGATCGTTGACCGCGCTCTCCAGGCGCGGGCCCTCAACGCGCTGGAACCCGAGTGGGAGGCACGGTTCGAGCCGAAGTCGTACGGCTTTCGGCCCGGCCGTGGCTGCCATGACGCCATCGAGCGGGAACCCCATTTCGTAGAGTCGCGGTGGCTTCAGTCCGTACGACTCCAGCTCGGCCAAGAGATCATCTTTCGACCGGTCCGGACCATCGAGCAGGGGGAACTCCACCCTCCATGGCGCCCAGTTCCGACGGATCGAGTGCATTCTGGGCCGGTCCTTCTTTGTCGGCTCGATGCCGACGTACGCCACAGACGTCTCGGGAGGAGCATGCTCCGTCATCCAGTCCCTGCAGGGAATCTGCTTGAGGTACCTGGTGCAAGGCGCGAAGAGGTTGTTGCCCAGGAACCCGACATCCATGAAAAGTTGCCAGGGATCACGTCCGTCCTCGACGATCACCAAGGGCACCTCGATGAGGGACGTCAGATCGTTTGCGAATCTCCACAGGTCGTCGTCTTCGACCTGTGTATTGGCGATCAAAAGCGTCATTTGTGA
- a CDS encoding tyrosine-type recombinase/integrase, with protein sequence MIAYAYLLGGFTAFEQVGRFQRPTLAHRIFGQTAVDDAVGKILAVLGDWGYQRRPERLVSAVCQILLLNRSPRLEDLSSAALAAIRATAAMQESEWASDLHGIHRAVAALGHADPPPRPRHGPGPTAIEGTSGAWADWVERWHATSTLTPRVRSSYRSVLAKIGRWLATEHPDITAPEHCTRQTCASWVAAVDRMTVGDYSQWTAGMRSQGRIGKPLTPQAKSGYLKVPRAFFRDLHEWEWIPQRFNPAHALRTPRSVQALMGPDPRVIADDIWAKLLWAGLNVESGDLPTADGRTYPAELIRAITLTWLFAGQRSDEVARLRVGCIRWQHDGMPIPGDSGEVLARDAVCLLDVPTHKTGTAFTKPVDPLLGQAIEAWQAVRPDQPAILDPKTNERADFLFAFRARRVSKHYINGTIIPMLCRKAGVPTADVHGNITSHRARSTIASQLYNAKEPMTLFELQEWLGHRTPEATAHYAKITPNTLAKAYNDAGYFARNVRTVEVLVDRDAVASGAAANGDPWQYYDLGHGWCTYTFFEQCQHRMACARCDFYTPKASSKGQLLEAKENLQKMLATIPLTDDERAAVDDGQAALDQLLERLTDVPTPAGPTPRQIGIPAQATLLPVIEINRNPTER encoded by the coding sequence GTGATTGCCTACGCCTACCTCCTCGGCGGCTTCACCGCGTTCGAGCAGGTCGGACGCTTCCAGCGGCCCACGCTCGCCCACCGGATCTTCGGCCAGACCGCGGTCGACGACGCGGTCGGGAAGATCCTCGCGGTCCTCGGTGACTGGGGCTACCAGCGTCGTCCCGAACGCCTTGTCTCCGCCGTCTGCCAGATCCTGCTGCTGAACCGCAGCCCTCGACTGGAGGATCTGTCCAGCGCAGCTCTGGCCGCGATCCGCGCGACGGCGGCCATGCAGGAGAGCGAGTGGGCCAGCGACCTGCACGGGATCCACCGCGCCGTTGCCGCTCTCGGGCACGCCGACCCGCCGCCGCGTCCCCGGCATGGTCCCGGGCCCACGGCGATCGAGGGCACCTCAGGAGCCTGGGCGGACTGGGTCGAGCGCTGGCACGCGACCTCGACGCTGACGCCGAGGGTCCGCAGCAGCTATCGGAGCGTGCTCGCGAAGATCGGACGCTGGCTTGCCACCGAGCACCCCGACATCACCGCGCCGGAGCACTGCACCCGCCAAACCTGCGCGTCCTGGGTGGCGGCCGTCGACCGCATGACGGTCGGCGACTACTCCCAGTGGACGGCGGGCATGCGGTCGCAGGGCCGCATCGGCAAGCCGCTGACGCCGCAGGCCAAGTCCGGCTATCTGAAGGTGCCCCGCGCGTTCTTCCGTGACCTGCACGAATGGGAGTGGATCCCGCAACGGTTCAACCCTGCCCACGCGCTGAGGACGCCCCGCAGCGTTCAGGCCCTCATGGGTCCGGATCCCCGGGTGATCGCGGACGACATCTGGGCCAAGCTGTTGTGGGCCGGGCTGAACGTCGAGTCTGGCGACCTGCCGACCGCGGATGGCCGCACCTATCCGGCCGAGTTGATCCGGGCCATCACTCTGACCTGGCTGTTCGCCGGGCAACGCAGCGACGAAGTCGCCCGGCTCCGCGTCGGCTGCATTCGCTGGCAGCACGACGGCATGCCTATCCCCGGCGACTCCGGCGAGGTTCTGGCCCGCGACGCTGTCTGCCTGCTCGACGTCCCCACCCACAAGACCGGCACCGCGTTCACCAAACCCGTCGACCCGCTCCTAGGGCAGGCGATCGAGGCCTGGCAGGCTGTCCGACCCGACCAGCCCGCCATCCTCGACCCGAAGACCAACGAGCGCGCGGACTTCCTGTTCGCCTTCCGCGCCCGCCGGGTCTCCAAGCACTACATCAACGGCACGATCATCCCGATGCTCTGCCGCAAGGCCGGCGTTCCCACCGCCGACGTCCACGGCAACATCACCAGCCACCGGGCCCGCTCGACCATCGCCAGCCAGCTCTACAACGCCAAGGAGCCCATGACCCTGTTCGAGCTGCAGGAATGGCTCGGCCACCGGACTCCCGAAGCCACCGCCCACTACGCCAAGATCACCCCGAACACGCTCGCCAAGGCCTACAACGACGCGGGCTACTTCGCCCGCAACGTCCGCACCGTCGAAGTCCTCGTCGACCGCGACGCCGTCGCCTCCGGAGCCGCGGCGAACGGCGACCCCTGGCAGTACTACGACCTCGGCCACGGCTGGTGCACCTATACCTTCTTCGAGCAATGCCAGCACCGCATGGCCTGCGCACGCTGCGACTTCTACACCCCGAAGGCCTCCAGCAAGGGCCAGCTCCTGGAGGCGAAGGAGAACCTGCAGAAGATGCTCGCCACCATCCCCCTGACCGACGACGAACGCGCCGCAGTGGACGACGGGCAAGCCGCACTCGACCAGCTGCTGGAACGACTCACCGACGTTCCCACGCCGGCCGGGCCGACTCCCCGGCAGATCGGCATCCCAGCTCAGGCCACCCTGCTGCCGGTCATCGAGATCAACCGGAACCCGACGGAGAGGTAG
- a CDS encoding tyrosine-type recombinase/integrase produces the protein MLGSAVVLEEKWPVLGRHERAAEWLRVWTDLGRAPRTIDAYARGLAEYLLICERDDVDPVTAGRLHVAAFVKDLSTRPSRRGANVVALYSGAGLANATLQQRLVPVRLFYDYLIEEGLRESNPVGRGRYTPGRKFGSHERGLVPRLVKLPWIPSEQQWLDLRDVVRQEPVRNRVMLALAYDAALRREELCSLRTDDVDPAHRTLRIRAETTKTRRERVVPYSAPTGMLLSGYLAHRASISRARGPLFLSESRRNHGQPLSLWTWSKVIRRVALAADLPRFSTHTTRHLCLTDLARMGWELHAIATFAGHRHTESTMTYIHLSGRDLAEKLNRGMQQIHSWRIDMLTRAGHPGGVDGQ, from the coding sequence GTGTTGGGCAGCGCGGTGGTGCTGGAGGAGAAGTGGCCGGTCCTCGGTCGGCATGAGCGGGCGGCCGAGTGGCTGCGGGTGTGGACGGACCTTGGGAGGGCTCCGCGGACGATCGACGCCTATGCGCGGGGCCTGGCCGAGTACCTGCTGATCTGCGAGCGCGACGACGTCGACCCGGTGACAGCGGGCCGGCTGCACGTGGCCGCGTTCGTGAAGGACCTGTCCACGCGGCCGAGCCGCCGGGGAGCCAACGTGGTCGCCCTGTACTCGGGGGCGGGTCTGGCGAACGCGACGCTGCAGCAGCGGCTGGTGCCGGTCCGCCTGTTCTACGACTACCTGATCGAGGAGGGACTTCGGGAGTCGAACCCAGTCGGCCGCGGCCGCTACACGCCGGGGCGGAAGTTCGGCAGCCACGAGCGCGGTCTGGTGCCGCGCCTGGTGAAGCTGCCCTGGATCCCCAGTGAACAGCAGTGGCTCGACCTGCGGGACGTCGTGAGGCAGGAGCCGGTACGGAACCGGGTGATGCTCGCTCTGGCCTACGACGCCGCTCTGCGGCGCGAGGAGCTGTGCTCGCTGCGGACCGACGACGTCGATCCTGCTCACCGGACGCTGCGGATCAGGGCGGAGACGACGAAGACCCGCCGCGAGCGCGTGGTCCCGTACTCCGCGCCCACTGGCATGCTGCTGTCCGGCTACCTCGCACACCGGGCCTCGATTAGCCGGGCCCGCGGCCCGCTGTTCTTGTCAGAGTCGCGCCGCAACCACGGGCAGCCGCTGAGCCTGTGGACCTGGTCGAAGGTGATCCGCCGCGTCGCCCTGGCCGCGGACCTGCCGCGCTTCTCCACCCACACCACCCGTCACCTCTGCCTTACCGACCTGGCCAGGATGGGCTGGGAACTGCACGCCATCGCGACTTTCGCGGGACACCGCCACACCGAGTCGACCATGACCTACATCCACCTGTCCGGACGTGACCTCGCGGAGAAGCTGAACCGCGGCATGCAGCAGATCCACTCCTGGCGCATCGACATGCTGACCCGTGCCGGCCACCCGGGTGGGGTGGACGGCCAGTGA